A stretch of Geotrypetes seraphini chromosome 2, aGeoSer1.1, whole genome shotgun sequence DNA encodes these proteins:
- the LOC117354454 gene encoding zinc finger BED domain-containing protein 4-like isoform X1, giving the protein MMKDNSETPFFLGEQGSGPIWRDFTEVALQGPRARAVVSERTANSVAADPEVLFRIKEEDQPLCNDHPVFIGKDNNPSTSMVRPDISSVFSVIIKEEDEEPYAIARPERREIPITTMPRDSPAASKDPQRGSRKKSLVWRHFRAMKDQRFAECVHCWKTISRGKIVGHLSNTAMRYHLKKQHLEVLLAGDAGFLENPSPTTSNSSSREKRKSICQPDPSASFPSDDLGEQPLPQWQATMEQMGWYPAELSHGKKQTPSKLVTRYIGEMIALDDQPLQLVENVGFKRLLHLLAPTYKVPNQTTFTRHVIPTLYAQCHAQMQTQLAKAEGSVVHFTTDIYTSQNDTHAYLSLTAHWWQLDEAGAGISSSGGTPSGYRWALLHTQVMDQSHTSAHILEAIRGMVESWLVDKDIKRGFFIIESSSKMIRVMGDGSYKGIQCFAHLLHLAVKNALGGKDGGSIVLNNLIERCRIIARHFNQSIKAGRQLRQKQALVGVPLTNLIQDVDTRWNSVYFMLQRLVDQQLPLRELYLEAEIGLDRPLGYQDWLYVKQVAYVLKPFKDATDALSLSTATLGEVIPIVNLLEQKLEGFHREQGIAGEILVLVKCLQLQLENRLKPLTQLDCYMLATICDPRVKGSIALQSGTLCYWKEKLVATVQECEQKRQRGSLGERVGSPCSTGSVSSTSSATAYSPSFSRFPHLDAAGRAFLTQAIASAVGSRGLHQHLLEESPAETSVKRYLAEPIEVMSTDPLAYWAHKAAVWPDLAKVAQQFLSCPPTSVPSKQVFSMAGDILSPHHPQVAPELIEQLVFIKINLPLLGFPEFPCEWQED; this is encoded by the exons ATTCTGTGGCTGCTGATCCTGAGGTTTTATTCCGGATTAAAGAAGAGGACCAGCCACTTTGCAATGATCACCCTGTCTTTATTGGAAAGGATAACAACCCCAGTACCAGCATGGTGCGCCCGGATATCTCGTCCGTCTTTTCAGTTATTATTAAAGAGGAAGACGAGGAGCCGTACGCCATAGCACGTCCTGAGCGAAGAGAGATTCCCATAACGA CTATGCCAAGGGATTCCCCAGCAGCATCCAAGGATCCACAGAGGGGCTCGAGAAAGAAATCGCTGGTCTGGAGGCACTTTCGCGCCATGAAGGATCAGCGGTTTGCCGAGTGCGTGCACTGCTGGAAAACGATCAGCCGAGGAAAGATAGTGGGGCATCTTTCCAACACTGCAATGCGATACCATTTGAAAAAGCAGCATCTGGAAGTGTTGCTTGCAGGAGACGCTGGCTTTCTGGAAAACCCTTCTCCCACCACAAGCAACAGTAGCAGCAGAGAAAAGAGAAAGTCCATTTGTCAACCTGATCCCTCAGCATCTTTTCCCAGTGATGACCTGGGTGAGCAACCCTTACCACAGTGGCAAGCCACCATGGAGCAGATGGGGTGGTATCCCGCAGAACTGTCCCATGGCAAGAAGCAGACACCATCCAAGTTGGTCACCAGATACATTGGGGAAATGATTGCTCTGGATGACCAGCCCCTGCAGTTGgttgagaatgtgggtttcaagCGACTGCTCCACCTGTTAGCCCCTACCTACAAAGTCCCCAACCAGACTACATTCACTAGACATGTTATACCCACCCTGTATGCACAGTGCCATGCCCAAATGCAAACACAGTTGGCCAAAGCAGAGGGGAGTGTCGTACATTTCACCACTGATATCTACACCAGCCAGAATGATACACATGCCTACCTGTCCCTAACAGCACACTGGTGGCAACTGGATGAGGCAGGGGCAGGTATCAGCTCTAGCGGGGGCACGCCATCAGGGTATAGGTGGGCTTTGCTGCACACCCAGGTGATGGACCAGAGCCATACTTCGGCCCATATTTTGGAGGCCATAAGGGGAATGGTGGAGAGCTGGCTGGTTGACAAAGACATCAAAAGGGGGTTTTTCATTATAGAAAGTAGCAGCAAAATGATTAGGGTAATGGGTGATGGCAGCTACAAAGGGATTCAGTGCTTTGCCCACCTGCTGCACTTGGCAGTAAAAAATGCTCTTGGGGGTAAGGATGGTGGCAGTATTGTCCTGAACAATCTAATAGAGAGGTGCAGGATAATAGCCAGGCATTTCAACCAAAGCATAAAAGCTGGCCGGCAGCTGCGGCAAAAGCAAGCATTAGTCGGGGTACCTCTCACCAACCTCATTCAGGATGTGGACACCAGGTGGAATTCTGTCTACTTCATGCTGCAGAGATTAGTGGATCAGCAGCTACCCCTTCGTGAGCTGTATCTGGAGGCCGAGATAGGGTTGGATCGTCCCCTCGGATATCAGGACTGGTTGTACGTGAAACAGGTGGCATATGTTCTGAAACCTTTCAAGGACGCCACGGACGCCCTCAGTTTGAGCACTGCCACCCTGGGTGAGGTCATTCCTATAGTCAACCTCCTGGAGCAGAAGTTGGAGGGCTTCCATCGGGAGCAAGGAATAGCAGGGGAGATATTGGTGCTAGTGAAATGCTTGCAGCTGCAACTTGAGAATCGTCTCAAGCCCCTCACTCAGCTAGATTGTTACATGTTGGCCACCATATGCGACCCGCGGGTAAAAGGAAGCATTGCCTTACAATCCGGCACCCTATGCTACTGGAAGGAGAAGCTGGTGGCCACGGTACAGGAGTGTGAGCAGAAGAGGCAGCGAGGGAGCTTGGGGGAGAGAGTGGGCTCCCCTTGCAGCACTGGGAGCGTCAGCAGCACTTCGTCGGCTACTGCCTATTCCCCCTCCTTCTCCCGTTTCCCCCACCTTGACGCTGCAGGACGGGCTTTTCTGACGCAAGCCATTGCTTCAGCAGTGGGCAGCAGAGGCCTTCATCAGCACCTCCTGGAGGAGAGCCCTGCAGAAACGTCAGTGAAACGATACCTTGCCGAGCCCATTGAGGTTATGTCCACAGACCCCTTAGCATACTGGGCCCACAAGGCTGCAGTCTGGCCAGACCTTGCCAAGGTTGCACAGCAGTTCCTTTCTTGCCCCCCAACCAGTGTACCTAGTAAACAGGTTTTCTCAATGGCAGGGGACATCTTGAGTCCACACCATCCCCAGGTGGCACCAGAATTGATAGAACAGTTAGTCTTCATAAAGATAAACCTTCCTCTCCTGGGTTTCCCTGAATTCCCATGTGAGTGGCAAGAGGACTGA
- the LOC117354454 gene encoding zinc finger BED domain-containing protein 4-like isoform X2, with amino-acid sequence MVRPDISSVFSVIIKEEDEEPYAIARPERREIPITTMPRDSPAASKDPQRGSRKKSLVWRHFRAMKDQRFAECVHCWKTISRGKIVGHLSNTAMRYHLKKQHLEVLLAGDAGFLENPSPTTSNSSSREKRKSICQPDPSASFPSDDLGEQPLPQWQATMEQMGWYPAELSHGKKQTPSKLVTRYIGEMIALDDQPLQLVENVGFKRLLHLLAPTYKVPNQTTFTRHVIPTLYAQCHAQMQTQLAKAEGSVVHFTTDIYTSQNDTHAYLSLTAHWWQLDEAGAGISSSGGTPSGYRWALLHTQVMDQSHTSAHILEAIRGMVESWLVDKDIKRGFFIIESSSKMIRVMGDGSYKGIQCFAHLLHLAVKNALGGKDGGSIVLNNLIERCRIIARHFNQSIKAGRQLRQKQALVGVPLTNLIQDVDTRWNSVYFMLQRLVDQQLPLRELYLEAEIGLDRPLGYQDWLYVKQVAYVLKPFKDATDALSLSTATLGEVIPIVNLLEQKLEGFHREQGIAGEILVLVKCLQLQLENRLKPLTQLDCYMLATICDPRVKGSIALQSGTLCYWKEKLVATVQECEQKRQRGSLGERVGSPCSTGSVSSTSSATAYSPSFSRFPHLDAAGRAFLTQAIASAVGSRGLHQHLLEESPAETSVKRYLAEPIEVMSTDPLAYWAHKAAVWPDLAKVAQQFLSCPPTSVPSKQVFSMAGDILSPHHPQVAPELIEQLVFIKINLPLLGFPEFPCEWQED; translated from the exons ATGGTGCGCCCGGATATCTCGTCCGTCTTTTCAGTTATTATTAAAGAGGAAGACGAGGAGCCGTACGCCATAGCACGTCCTGAGCGAAGAGAGATTCCCATAACGA CTATGCCAAGGGATTCCCCAGCAGCATCCAAGGATCCACAGAGGGGCTCGAGAAAGAAATCGCTGGTCTGGAGGCACTTTCGCGCCATGAAGGATCAGCGGTTTGCCGAGTGCGTGCACTGCTGGAAAACGATCAGCCGAGGAAAGATAGTGGGGCATCTTTCCAACACTGCAATGCGATACCATTTGAAAAAGCAGCATCTGGAAGTGTTGCTTGCAGGAGACGCTGGCTTTCTGGAAAACCCTTCTCCCACCACAAGCAACAGTAGCAGCAGAGAAAAGAGAAAGTCCATTTGTCAACCTGATCCCTCAGCATCTTTTCCCAGTGATGACCTGGGTGAGCAACCCTTACCACAGTGGCAAGCCACCATGGAGCAGATGGGGTGGTATCCCGCAGAACTGTCCCATGGCAAGAAGCAGACACCATCCAAGTTGGTCACCAGATACATTGGGGAAATGATTGCTCTGGATGACCAGCCCCTGCAGTTGgttgagaatgtgggtttcaagCGACTGCTCCACCTGTTAGCCCCTACCTACAAAGTCCCCAACCAGACTACATTCACTAGACATGTTATACCCACCCTGTATGCACAGTGCCATGCCCAAATGCAAACACAGTTGGCCAAAGCAGAGGGGAGTGTCGTACATTTCACCACTGATATCTACACCAGCCAGAATGATACACATGCCTACCTGTCCCTAACAGCACACTGGTGGCAACTGGATGAGGCAGGGGCAGGTATCAGCTCTAGCGGGGGCACGCCATCAGGGTATAGGTGGGCTTTGCTGCACACCCAGGTGATGGACCAGAGCCATACTTCGGCCCATATTTTGGAGGCCATAAGGGGAATGGTGGAGAGCTGGCTGGTTGACAAAGACATCAAAAGGGGGTTTTTCATTATAGAAAGTAGCAGCAAAATGATTAGGGTAATGGGTGATGGCAGCTACAAAGGGATTCAGTGCTTTGCCCACCTGCTGCACTTGGCAGTAAAAAATGCTCTTGGGGGTAAGGATGGTGGCAGTATTGTCCTGAACAATCTAATAGAGAGGTGCAGGATAATAGCCAGGCATTTCAACCAAAGCATAAAAGCTGGCCGGCAGCTGCGGCAAAAGCAAGCATTAGTCGGGGTACCTCTCACCAACCTCATTCAGGATGTGGACACCAGGTGGAATTCTGTCTACTTCATGCTGCAGAGATTAGTGGATCAGCAGCTACCCCTTCGTGAGCTGTATCTGGAGGCCGAGATAGGGTTGGATCGTCCCCTCGGATATCAGGACTGGTTGTACGTGAAACAGGTGGCATATGTTCTGAAACCTTTCAAGGACGCCACGGACGCCCTCAGTTTGAGCACTGCCACCCTGGGTGAGGTCATTCCTATAGTCAACCTCCTGGAGCAGAAGTTGGAGGGCTTCCATCGGGAGCAAGGAATAGCAGGGGAGATATTGGTGCTAGTGAAATGCTTGCAGCTGCAACTTGAGAATCGTCTCAAGCCCCTCACTCAGCTAGATTGTTACATGTTGGCCACCATATGCGACCCGCGGGTAAAAGGAAGCATTGCCTTACAATCCGGCACCCTATGCTACTGGAAGGAGAAGCTGGTGGCCACGGTACAGGAGTGTGAGCAGAAGAGGCAGCGAGGGAGCTTGGGGGAGAGAGTGGGCTCCCCTTGCAGCACTGGGAGCGTCAGCAGCACTTCGTCGGCTACTGCCTATTCCCCCTCCTTCTCCCGTTTCCCCCACCTTGACGCTGCAGGACGGGCTTTTCTGACGCAAGCCATTGCTTCAGCAGTGGGCAGCAGAGGCCTTCATCAGCACCTCCTGGAGGAGAGCCCTGCAGAAACGTCAGTGAAACGATACCTTGCCGAGCCCATTGAGGTTATGTCCACAGACCCCTTAGCATACTGGGCCCACAAGGCTGCAGTCTGGCCAGACCTTGCCAAGGTTGCACAGCAGTTCCTTTCTTGCCCCCCAACCAGTGTACCTAGTAAACAGGTTTTCTCAATGGCAGGGGACATCTTGAGTCCACACCATCCCCAGGTGGCACCAGAATTGATAGAACAGTTAGTCTTCATAAAGATAAACCTTCCTCTCCTGGGTTTCCCTGAATTCCCATGTGAGTGGCAAGAGGACTGA